One Alnus glutinosa chromosome 3, dhAlnGlut1.1, whole genome shotgun sequence genomic region harbors:
- the LOC133863253 gene encoding uncharacterized protein LOC133863253 — protein sequence MGLYLTGEGTLETSSGGTIIPNDAQLRRNILDEAHYTRYVGPSQVLKRVSLLAYKIEMPQSLASVHDFFHVSQLRKCVHDPSHGISYEPLDHPNLTYEELPVQVLDHKEQQLRTKTILIVMILRQNYGVEEATWELEQQMQDKYPHLFE from the exons ATGGGGCTCTATCTCACAGGTGAGGGAACATTGGAGACAAGCAGTGGGGGAACAATTATTCCTAATGATGCTCAATTGAGAAGAAATATTCTTGATGAAGCTCATTATACACG GTATGTTGGACCCTCCCAAGTGCTAAAAAGAGTAAGCCTTTTAGCGTACAAGATCGAAATGCCTCAAAGTTTGGCGAGTGTTCACGACTTTTTTCACGTCTCTCAACTGCGGAAGTGTGTTCATGATCCTTCACATGGGATAAGTTATGAGCCTCTTGATCATCCTAATCTAACATATGAAGAGTTGCCCGTGCAAGTGTTGGATCACAAAGAACAACAGTTGAGAACCAAAACCATCCTTATTGTGATGATCTTACGGCAGAATTACGGTGTTGAGGAAGCCACATGGGAGCTTGAGCAGCAGATGCAAGATAAGTATCCCCACTTGTTCGAGTGA